The following are encoded in a window of Colletotrichum lupini chromosome 3, complete sequence genomic DNA:
- a CDS encoding zinc-binding dehydrogenase, whose amino-acid sequence MAGTIRALVSQGDKTAKVQEVPKPQPGPGEILVKISAVAQNPTDWKATAGAPAGRTVGCDFAGTVADPNGSSLKEGQRVAGFVMGTSDEPPRGVFAQYAVIESSLVFPIPESVTDSQAAVIPLAFATAVQALFQRLGLPEPTSPSKEALPVLINGGTGSVGLYAIQLAKKAGLYVIATGGKKNHEILKSLGADVAIDYRDADWIEQVKKAAKNDLKHIFDAISEVETTKAVATALSPEGGHVVCILPRKAKEVGAPEGVKVESTLVYSVFGRALTYGSFDNIDGEKPEDKKFWEKYLGLLPKWLEDGSIKPNPQKEFGGLDDINKGFELQAKGGVSAEKLVYKIV is encoded by the exons ATGGCAGGCACCATCCGAGCTCTCGTCTCTCAAGGCGACAAGACCGCCAAAGTCCAAGAG GTCCCTAAGCCTCAACCCGGCCCAGGCGAAATTCTCGTCAAAATCTCCGCCGTAGCCCAAAACCCAACAGACTGGAAAGCCACAGCCGGCGCTCCTGCAGGCCGCACCGTCGGCTGTGACTTCGCCGGCACCGTCGCCGACCCCAACGGCTCCTCCCTGAAAGAAGGCCAGCGCGTCGCAGGGTTCGTTATGGGAACCAGCGACGAACCTCCCCGCGGCGTCTTTGCGCAGTACGCCGTCATCGAGAGCAGCCTCGTCTTCCCCATCCCTGAGTCCGTCACGGATTCCCAGGCCGCGGTTATTCCGTTGGCCTTTGCTACCGCTGTTCAGGCGCTGTTCCAGCGACTTGGACTTCCTGAGCCCACGAGCCCGAGCAAGGAGGCGCTTCCGGTGTTGATCAACGGCGGAACGGGTAGCGTAGGATTGTATGCCATTCAGCTGGCGAAGAAGGCTGGGCTGTATGTCATCGCGACCGGAGGCAAGAAGAACCACGAGATCCTGAAGAGTCTCGGTGCGGACGTGGCGATCGATTACCGCGATGCCGACTGGATTGAGCAGGTCAAGAAGGCTGCGAAGAATGACCTGAAGCACATCTTTGACGCCATCAGCGAAGTCGAGACCACAAAGGCAGTCGCGACGGCGCTCTCACCCGAGGGTGGCCACGTCGTCTGTATTTTGCCGCGCAAGGCGAAGGAGGTTGGCGCTCCTGAGGGAGTCAAGGTCGAGAGCACGTTGGTGTACTCGGTCTTTGGAAGGGCTCTTACGTATGGAAGCTTCGATAACATTGATGGAGAGAAGCCTGAGGACAAGAAGTTCTGGGAGAAGTATCTGGGGCTTCTGCCCAAGTGGTTGGAGGATGGCTCCATCAAGCCGAACCCGCAAAAGGAGTTTGGTGGTCTGGATGATATCAATAAGGGTTTTGAGTTGCAGGCCAAGGGTGGTGTGAGTGCTGAGAAGCTGGTCTACAAGATTGTTTAG